A region from the Sebastes umbrosus isolate fSebUmb1 chromosome 18, fSebUmb1.pri, whole genome shotgun sequence genome encodes:
- the paqr8 gene encoding membrane progestin receptor beta produces MSGDIVQQLGTLTLGIKHLGRMPRFSDLTPSSLPSPSPTVAASQVPALFREPYILSGYRPVQQHWRCYLLSLFQRHNESLNVWTHLLAGPVLLLRWWANVGALGYTLDAASLPLSLFLVSSLTYLFFSVAAHLLQSHSEHAHYFLFFMDYVGVAVYQYGCSLGHYFYTSEPAWRESLVGLLFLPGAAVFGWLSCAGCCFAKSRYRRPYPTRRKICQMVPATLAYVLGVSPVVHRLITVSWTQEPSLPFHALQIASLLLSALFFSCPIPERFFPGRCDFVGQGHQIFHIFLSLCTVFQLEALFQDYARRRDTAVEVFGERQLWWACASFPALFLCCILMALLTMRHMAKQLQGKQERDEVTKCW; encoded by the coding sequence ATGTCAGGCGACATCGTGCAGCAACTCGGCACCTTGACCCTAGGTATCAAGCACCTCGGCCGCATGCCCCGCTTCTCGGACCtcaccccttcctccctcccgtCGCCCAGCCCCACTGTCGCCGCCTCCCAGGTCCCCGCGCTGTTCCGAGAGCCCTACATCCTGTCGGGCTACCGTCCCGTCCAGCAGCACTGGCGCTGCTACCTCCTCAGCCTCTTCCAGAGACACAACGAATCCCTGAACGTGTGGACTCACTTGTTGGCGGGTCCCGTGCTGCTGCTCCGCTGGTGGGCCAACGTAGGCGCCCTCGGGTACACCTTGGATGCAGCCTCTCTACCGCTGAGCCTCTTCCTGGTGTCTTCCCTCACCTATCTGTTCTTCAGCGTGGCAGCTCACCTCTTGCAGTCTCACTCTGAGCACGCACActacttcctcttcttcatgGACTATGTGGGTGTAGCTGTTTATCAGTACGGTTGCTCACTTGGCCATTATTTCTACACGTCAGAGCCGGCATGGAGAGAGAGCCTTGTCGGGCTGCTGTTTCTGCCCGGAGCTGCCGTCTTCGGTTGGCTCTCCTGTGCAGGCTGCTGTTTCGCCAAGTCCAGGTACCGGCGGCCATATCCAACGCGGCGTAAAATCTGCCAGATGGTCCCTGCCACCTTAGCATACGTGCTGGGCGTCAGCCCCGTAGTCCACCGCCTGATCACCGTCTCCTGGACGCAGGAGCCCTCGCTGCCCTTCCACGCCCTCCAGatcgcctctttgcttctgtccgccctcttcttctcctgtcCCATCCCCGAGCGCTTCTTCCCAGGCCGCTGCGACTTTGTAGGTCAGGGCCACCAGATCTTCCACATTTTCCTGTCCCTGTGCACCGTGTTCCAGCTGGAGGCACTGTTCCAGGACTACGCCAGGCGGAGGGATACAGCGGTGGAGGTGTTTGGAGAGAGGCAGCTGTGGTGGGCTTGCGCATCCTTCCCCGCCCTGTTCTTGTGTTGCATCCTGATGGCACTCCTCACAATGAGGCACATGGCCAAGCAACTGCAGGGAAAACAAGAGAGAGACGAAGTGACGAAGTGttggtaa